The Nymphaea colorata isolate Beijing-Zhang1983 chromosome 11, ASM883128v2, whole genome shotgun sequence genome includes the window CAGAGTGGGACTTAGATGACCATTCCCATTCTCTGGTTGGGAAGAAGTGAACCCACATAAAAACATTATGTTGTTAATGACTTGTATCATAAAGTATGGCAGTCCGTAATGCAACTGTGCTTTTGGACTTTGGAGGTCATTGAGGAAACCACATTATTCTTCTTACCGTCTATAAGACCCTTTCAAACACTTTAATATTTATTATCTGCTCAGAGCAgttctcttgttctttttacATTAATAAATACTAATCTTCCTTATATGTATGCCAGTGGCCAACCTTTCACCTTTCCGCCCTAGTTGTAATTCTATACGATAATGTCAggcattcatttttcttgtttatgctAATTCTAATATATAAATTAGTAATGGTGTATTGTACGTACCTAGTGATAGCGATGTTTCAGCTCGCATGGAGAAGTACAGTAAGTATAAAGCAGAGTATGCCCGAAGGATAAAGGCCAAGTACTTCTCCAAGAAATCTCCAAATGGAGGTGAGTCACGGACAATAGATATCTATCTACTAATTTTGACATCTTCCCTTATGTTTAAGAGGACCCTTTTTCCAACCATCTTCGTCCTTTATTAattcactgtttttttttctctgtaatGGCCACAGTAAATGTATTTGAGAAGGAAACATCGATAGATGATGAACTTATAAAATCAAGCCGGTAAGCACTCTGTTGCCAATGTCAAGCTTTATTATCTACAGACTTTTTGGTGAATCTAACGACCCGCTGAATGACCTTCTTAGGTGGCCATGCAcaaaatattttattgaatgtaTTAACAATGTGGAGGATATCAGTAAGCTGTCTGGAGTTGTTGCTGATGCTGCTGCAAGTACGCCACCAAGGAAAGCATCGTCCAAAAAGTAGCCGATCAGTAGGAGTGCAGAAGCCTTACTTTCTTTAAAGACGTTTCAGCGTTTGGTTACAACATTAACTAATTTGTCATCCTATGTATATACATTTTGTAACATGAACCCTTGAtcctattctttgatcttgacACGGGCTTCCAGCCTAAATGTAGTAAACAGTAGAGCCAATTCCCATGGTGCTACATCAGTATCCTCTTATGAGATGATAGCTCGATGAGTTTTCCGGCAACTCGTTTGCCatcttttttataaatttgtctaTTTTAGTTGGTGTTAGCATATGTTTACATTTGTTGATCttactttcaaaacaaattcCTGTTTATATATATGCTGGTGTAAAtttgggtgagagagagagggagggagagagagagaaaccaacCATGTTCATGAACAAACTTAGCCATGAAAAGACATGCAAAGTTAGTCTTGATGTTGTGTTTGTTCGGTCTGGGCGGTTATCCTGCATACATGTTCATAAACAAGCTAGCACTTGATTAATCCATTTCTTTCAAAAGTTACCGTGGCTTCTTCAAACAAAAGCTCCAATATTCTCAGTATCATTActgtctttcttttgttttctcgaGTTTATTGGACCCACGAACCTCAAGCTGTCAAATGTAGCCTaagatttttctctttctttctggcGCAACAAAAAACATGTGGGAACCTTAGAGTACCAGTACCCATATGCTGGTACGGGGTCCGAGAACACACCTGGGTACGTTTTAccgttttttaaaatttactttttattttttaaaataaattctaAGTGTTATTATGAAACGACATAATTTGAgatataaataatttttctttaagtTTTGAGTCTTTTGTATGGTATATATGCACACGCCCGTACATACTCACATATTCTAATATTGCCACCGTATGATACCCAAACCCAACTTGAACCCAAAGTGTAGAGTTGCACATAGATCGGATTAAGGCTGCGGAACGAGTCAAGCAAGTTCGAGCTTAAATCGAACTTGCTTGTTAAAATTCAATTcgagtttgacttgtttataaatgagtggAGCTTGAGTTCAAATATATACTCAAAATTGACTCGACTCAACTATATAATGCAAGctgaaatataatgaaaaatagTTAAGCTGGTAtcaactaaacgagttaaccAGTATAACAAATTAGAAGAAAAGAGACATGCTTAATAAAATCGAGTTAAACTTATATTAagtgagtcgagcttgagcttgacgtAATATCATCGAGTGGAGTTCGAGCTTCTACTATGAAACTTgacttgagtttgagttttCTGATCGAATTGAGTTTGACTAAGCTCGTGTGCAGCCTTTAGATCCGGTTTCGGCCCTACCTGGTCTCCCTAAACCCGAACGAACCTTTTGGACCGGAGCTAACGGTTCGGGCCCGGCCTGACCGACTTTGATCTTTGGAGACCGCCGTCGAGTCGGGCATGAGGCGCGATGCACTTGAGATCTAGGAAAGGAAGGTGGTAACTATTTCAGTGCGATTTGGGCGCCAAAGGAGAGGAGAAGGGTGTTCCATGGCGAGCTTCCGACGACTTCTGACTCCGAAGAGGagctttctctcttctcctttccCCTTTGAAAGGATTTGCCGATTCCATGCAGGtacttcttctttctttctcagtCGTCTCCTCTGTTTTTTCACCAATAAAACATTATTCTGCGCACTCGGCACCCTGCTGTGATCGAACAATTACGACAGTAACACTGGGAAAATTCAGAACCACCCGTTTAGCCTCGTGAATTTGGCCTTTAATTGTTACTGGTTGCGAAAATTCTTGGCAATAGTTATGCAGAACTGAATttctcctttaattttttttgttctatttcttttcctacTTTGATTTGTTCTGCTTCCATCTGCGTATGCAGTTCCGGGGGAGCAAGGCTTCACAAGCGTATTTTCGA containing:
- the LOC116264205 gene encoding uncharacterized protein LOC116264205, producing the protein MADEDAAHHQTEVKTEDIQNFDDSDVSARMEKYSKYKAEYARRIKAKYFSKKSPNGVNVFEKETSIDDELIKSSRWPCTKYFIECINNVEDISKLSGVVADAAASTPPRKASSKK